Proteins encoded by one window of Streptomyces sp. NBC_01477:
- a CDS encoding SCO6745 family protein → MTTFQASTGRHCHNAVSPLHTAVYFAPERQDELAGLGLERGAMSYYAGRAAPLGAVGAGAVTATFYNFNHEHVKRYIPAAWTVTTPEAVLAALLRGVDGMLRRQLGQEVLASKEMAEAAGLALRATEACHREARPLYAAHAGLPVPEEPHLALWHAATLLREHRGDGHLAALAIAGLSGIEALVLHNATGTAPTSALFMRTRGWSAQQWDTSRDQLRERGLLDEAGDLTQGGTALRGETEVLTDRLDAAPYDHLGPAATARLTELAGSFSTALRAAGAFPAVHFGKG, encoded by the coding sequence ATGACCACCTTTCAGGCGAGCACAGGCCGCCACTGCCACAACGCCGTCAGCCCTCTGCACACAGCCGTGTATTTCGCACCGGAGCGGCAGGACGAACTCGCGGGGCTCGGGCTGGAGCGCGGGGCCATGTCCTACTACGCGGGCCGCGCTGCCCCGCTCGGCGCTGTCGGTGCGGGCGCGGTCACGGCGACGTTCTACAACTTCAACCACGAGCATGTGAAGCGGTACATTCCCGCCGCGTGGACGGTCACCACACCGGAGGCGGTGCTCGCGGCGCTACTGCGCGGCGTGGACGGGATGCTGCGACGACAGCTCGGACAGGAGGTTCTCGCGTCGAAGGAGATGGCCGAGGCAGCTGGGCTGGCGCTGCGCGCCACCGAGGCGTGCCACCGCGAGGCGCGCCCGCTGTACGCCGCGCACGCCGGCCTCCCGGTGCCTGAGGAGCCGCACCTGGCCCTGTGGCACGCCGCGACGCTTCTGCGCGAACACCGGGGTGACGGTCACCTCGCCGCTTTGGCGATCGCCGGCCTGTCCGGCATCGAGGCGCTGGTCCTGCACAATGCCACCGGCACGGCACCGACATCGGCGTTGTTCATGCGGACCCGCGGGTGGTCCGCACAGCAGTGGGACACCTCTCGGGACCAGTTGCGCGAGCGCGGCCTGCTGGACGAGGCCGGCGACCTCACGCAGGGGGGCACGGCCCTGCGCGGCGAGACCGAGGTGCTCACCGACCGCCTCGACGCCGCCCCGTACGACCACCTCGGCCCGGCCGCCACCGCACGCCTCACCGAACTGGCCGGCAGCTTCTCCACGGCCCTCAGGGCAGCGGGCGCCTTCCCCGCGGTGCACTTCGGCAAGGGCTGA
- a CDS encoding GntR family transcriptional regulator, whose protein sequence is MTQTTHTSPPAEKQILSEQVYTHLRDAIMRGDHAPGDALKPQDLAKEQGVSLAVVREALVRVVGEGLADRLPNRGFAVPAYSDRRWQEIAEARRTIEPVMLRMAVERGDVDWEARVRASHHRLTRTPAYVAEEGEHYSSAWAEAHRLFHRTLLEGCGNPVLLETFDRLWTASELARRWSAHRNPDRDGAAEHRRLEEAVLARDADTASEVLIRHLTQTAAGLTGCAHHEPGREA, encoded by the coding sequence ATGACCCAGACGACTCACACCTCACCCCCGGCGGAGAAGCAGATCCTCTCCGAACAGGTCTACACACACCTGCGGGACGCGATCATGCGCGGGGACCACGCCCCCGGTGATGCCCTCAAACCCCAGGACCTCGCGAAAGAGCAGGGCGTGAGCCTGGCCGTCGTGCGTGAGGCGCTCGTGCGGGTGGTCGGCGAGGGCCTCGCCGACCGGCTGCCCAACCGCGGCTTCGCCGTCCCGGCGTACTCCGACCGCCGCTGGCAGGAGATCGCGGAGGCCCGCCGGACGATCGAACCGGTCATGCTGCGCATGGCCGTCGAACGCGGCGATGTGGACTGGGAAGCCCGCGTACGAGCCTCCCACCACCGTCTGACCCGCACCCCGGCGTACGTGGCAGAGGAGGGCGAGCACTACAGCAGCGCCTGGGCCGAAGCCCACCGCCTCTTTCACCGCACGCTGCTGGAGGGGTGCGGCAATCCCGTCCTGCTGGAGACCTTCGACCGGCTGTGGACCGCCAGCGAGCTGGCCCGGCGCTGGTCGGCGCACCGCAACCCCGACCGGGACGGCGCCGCCGAGCACCGCCGACTGGAGGAGGCTGTGCTGGCCCGCGACGCCGACACCGCATCCGAGGTACTGATCCGGCACCTCACCCAGACCGCGGCCGGGCTGACCGGCTGCGCCCACCACGAACCCGGGAGGGAAGCCTGA